From one Dermacentor silvarum isolate Dsil-2018 chromosome 3, BIME_Dsil_1.4, whole genome shotgun sequence genomic stretch:
- the LOC119445787 gene encoding monocarboxylate transporter 12-like isoform X1: protein MPPHKDSPSTMASHYIVSEQPPEFPCNGDVTGKSVDLFNTRETRNDTKGQEEKRGITDKCWGVPLAMAGAAFLVGMPWSWFGLLLVFFVEKFGVTREQASWPKSVATTITNISGLGVCALQQYLNTYHVVLLSTILTSVAFICAAFAPSMLWMTVTVGAMHGFGHGMFLTASAIYTLLHFDKYRSVATSFIFISYGLSAVVSQFALSELVDAYALQGALLVFGGIILNSTALVMLAKTPSPMRLGWRRSSAYLPQNGFQKPGCYGATTNDNSTCQTRIQQKPTPQSTKKLRQEESASLKDVMAIFCMPSFYVLLLAIIVGDFTTVEVYGSIVDYSLDKGIAVDTAKHMVTLSSVGQVVGRTVAPVLADCMPLTRRPMYSLSFAAICTCLMAMPHVSSFAAVVSLSTVVGVSQGYILCIRYVLTAEFVGVKRTAACSGIIGIVMVPVYLVSPKLIGIFRDASGSYDNYYRTLGALSLAAAVLFATYDACSRVPAQGAKRVKDQCGGLCD, encoded by the exons ATGCCACCGCATAAAGACAGCCCATCAACCATGGCCAGCCACTACATTGTGTCAGAGCAGCCACCAGAATTCCCTTGCAATGGTGACGTTACAGGAAAATCTGTGGACCTTTTCAATACCAGAGAGACCCGAAACGATACCAAAG GCCAGGAAGAGAAGCGCGGCATCACAGACAAGTGCTGGGGAGTGCCACTGGCGATGGCGGGTGCCGCATTTCTGGTCGGCATGCCTTGGTCGTGGTTCGGTCTCCTGCTCGTGTTTTTCGTGGAGAAGTTCGGAGTAACCAGGGAACAGGCGTCTTGGCCGAAAAGCGTCGCCACTACAATCACGAACATCTCAG GACTGGGCGTCTGTGCACTTCAGCAGTACCTCAACACATACCACGTCGTGCTGCTAAGCACCATTCTCACATCGGTGGCATTTATATGCGCTGCCTTCGCCCCAAGTATGCTTTGGATGACCGTTACCGTCGGAGCGATGCACG GTTTCGGACACGGAATGTTCCTGACGGCGTCCGCCATATACACGCTCCTGCACTTCGACAAGTACCGCTCTGTCGCAACGTCTTTCATTTTTATCTCGTATGGTCTATCCGCCGTTGTGAGCCAGTTCGCACTCTCAGAGCTCGTGGACGCGTACGCCCTCCAAGGAGCACTTCTCGTCTTCGGAGGAATAATTTTAAACTCTACGGCATTAGTCATGCTGGCCAAAACTCCTTCTCCTATGCGGCTTGGTTGGAGACGAAGTAGCGCGTACCTTCCACAAAATGGATTCCAGAAACCGGGATGCTATGGTGCCACCACTAACGACAACTCCACCTGCCAAACCAG AATTCAACAAAAGCCAACGCCACAATCAACGAAAAAAttgaggcaggaagagagcgcttCTCTGAAAGACGTCATGGCGATCTTCTGCATGCCCTCTTTCTACGTTCTTCTGCTGGCAATAATCGTCGGAGATTTCACGACAGTCGAAGTCTACGGGAGCATCGTGGATTACAGCCTAGACAAAGGCATAGCCGTCGATACTGCCAAGCACATGGTAACGCTGTCCTCAGTAGGTCAGGTTGTGGGCCGCACCGTGGCGCCAGTGTTAGCAGACTGTATGCCCTTGACCCGTCGTCCTATGTACTCTCTCAGCTTTGCGGCCATTTGCACATGCCTGATGGCGATGCCTCATGTGTCCAGCTTTGCGGCCGTCGTATCACTCTCGACTGTTGTGGGCGTGTCGCAAGGGTACATTTTATGCATCAGGTACGTGCTTACCGCTGAATTTGTGGGTGTCAAACGGACGGCAGCCTGCAGCGGCATCATTGGCATTGTCATGGTGCCTGTGTACCTGGTCAGCCCCAAGTTAATCG GCATCTTTCGTGACGCAAGTGGTTCGTACGACAACTATTATCGGACGCTGGGAGCCCTCAGCTTAGCGGCGGCTGTCCTCTTCGCAACGTACGATGCCTGCAGCCGCGTTCCAGCCCAGGGCGCAAAACGAGTCAAGGACCAATGCGGAGGGCTGTGTGATTGA
- the LOC119445787 gene encoding monocarboxylate transporter 12-like isoform X3, giving the protein MPPHKDSPSTMASHYIVSEQPPEFPCNGDVTGKSVDLFNTRETRNDTKGLGVCALQQYLNTYHVVLLSTILTSVAFICAAFAPSMLWMTVTVGAMHGFGHGMFLTASAIYTLLHFDKYRSVATSFIFISYGLSAVVSQFALSELVDAYALQGALLVFGGIILNSTALVMLAKTPSPMRLGWRRSSAYLPQNGFQKPGCYGATTNDNSTCQTRIQQKPTPQSTKKLRQEESASLKDVMAIFCMPSFYVLLLAIIVGDFTTVEVYGSIVDYSLDKGIAVDTAKHMVTLSSVGQVVGRTVAPVLADCMPLTRRPMYSLSFAAICTCLMAMPHVSSFAAVVSLSTVVGVSQGYILCIRYVLTAEFVGVKRTAACSGIIGIVMVPVYLVSPKLIGIFRDASGSYDNYYRTLGALSLAAAVLFATYDACSRVPAQGAKRVKDQCGGLCD; this is encoded by the exons ATGCCACCGCATAAAGACAGCCCATCAACCATGGCCAGCCACTACATTGTGTCAGAGCAGCCACCAGAATTCCCTTGCAATGGTGACGTTACAGGAAAATCTGTGGACCTTTTCAATACCAGAGAGACCCGAAACGATACCAAAG GACTGGGCGTCTGTGCACTTCAGCAGTACCTCAACACATACCACGTCGTGCTGCTAAGCACCATTCTCACATCGGTGGCATTTATATGCGCTGCCTTCGCCCCAAGTATGCTTTGGATGACCGTTACCGTCGGAGCGATGCACG GTTTCGGACACGGAATGTTCCTGACGGCGTCCGCCATATACACGCTCCTGCACTTCGACAAGTACCGCTCTGTCGCAACGTCTTTCATTTTTATCTCGTATGGTCTATCCGCCGTTGTGAGCCAGTTCGCACTCTCAGAGCTCGTGGACGCGTACGCCCTCCAAGGAGCACTTCTCGTCTTCGGAGGAATAATTTTAAACTCTACGGCATTAGTCATGCTGGCCAAAACTCCTTCTCCTATGCGGCTTGGTTGGAGACGAAGTAGCGCGTACCTTCCACAAAATGGATTCCAGAAACCGGGATGCTATGGTGCCACCACTAACGACAACTCCACCTGCCAAACCAG AATTCAACAAAAGCCAACGCCACAATCAACGAAAAAAttgaggcaggaagagagcgcttCTCTGAAAGACGTCATGGCGATCTTCTGCATGCCCTCTTTCTACGTTCTTCTGCTGGCAATAATCGTCGGAGATTTCACGACAGTCGAAGTCTACGGGAGCATCGTGGATTACAGCCTAGACAAAGGCATAGCCGTCGATACTGCCAAGCACATGGTAACGCTGTCCTCAGTAGGTCAGGTTGTGGGCCGCACCGTGGCGCCAGTGTTAGCAGACTGTATGCCCTTGACCCGTCGTCCTATGTACTCTCTCAGCTTTGCGGCCATTTGCACATGCCTGATGGCGATGCCTCATGTGTCCAGCTTTGCGGCCGTCGTATCACTCTCGACTGTTGTGGGCGTGTCGCAAGGGTACATTTTATGCATCAGGTACGTGCTTACCGCTGAATTTGTGGGTGTCAAACGGACGGCAGCCTGCAGCGGCATCATTGGCATTGTCATGGTGCCTGTGTACCTGGTCAGCCCCAAGTTAATCG GCATCTTTCGTGACGCAAGTGGTTCGTACGACAACTATTATCGGACGCTGGGAGCCCTCAGCTTAGCGGCGGCTGTCCTCTTCGCAACGTACGATGCCTGCAGCCGCGTTCCAGCCCAGGGCGCAAAACGAGTCAAGGACCAATGCGGAGGGCTGTGTGATTGA
- the LOC119445787 gene encoding monocarboxylate transporter 12-like isoform X2, translating to MPPHKDSPSTMDSHYIVSEQPPEFPCNGDVSGKTVDLFTARASRNNTKGQEEKRGITDKCWGVPLAMAGAAFLVGMPWSWFGLLLVFFVEKFGVTREQASWPKSVATTITNISGLGVCALQQYLNTYHVVLLSTILTSVAFICAAFAPSMLWMTVTVGAMHGFGHGMFLTASAIYTLLHFDKYRSVATSFIFISYGLSAVVSQFALSELVDAYALQGALLVFGGIILNSTALVMLAKTPSPMRLGWRRSSAYLPQNGFQKPGCYGATTNDNSTCQTRIQQKPTPQSTKKLRQEESASLKDVMAIFCMPSFYVLLLAIIVGDFTTVEVYGSIVDYSLDKGIAVDTAKHMVTLSSVGQVVGRTVAPVLADCMPLTRRPMYSLSFAAICTCLMAMPHVSSFAAVVSLSTVVGVSQGYILCIRYVLTAEFVGVKRTAACSGIIGIVMVPVYLVSPKLIGIFRDASGSYDNYYRTLGALSLAAAVLFATYDACSRVPAQGAKRVKDQCGGLCD from the exons GCCAGGAAGAGAAGCGCGGCATCACAGACAAGTGCTGGGGAGTGCCACTGGCGATGGCGGGTGCCGCATTTCTGGTCGGCATGCCTTGGTCGTGGTTCGGTCTCCTGCTCGTGTTTTTCGTGGAGAAGTTCGGAGTAACCAGGGAACAGGCGTCTTGGCCGAAAAGCGTCGCCACTACAATCACGAACATCTCAG GACTGGGCGTCTGTGCACTTCAGCAGTACCTCAACACATACCACGTCGTGCTGCTAAGCACCATTCTCACATCGGTGGCATTTATATGCGCTGCCTTCGCCCCAAGTATGCTTTGGATGACCGTTACCGTCGGAGCGATGCACG GTTTCGGACACGGAATGTTCCTGACGGCGTCCGCCATATACACGCTCCTGCACTTCGACAAGTACCGCTCTGTCGCAACGTCTTTCATTTTTATCTCGTATGGTCTATCCGCCGTTGTGAGCCAGTTCGCACTCTCAGAGCTCGTGGACGCGTACGCCCTCCAAGGAGCACTTCTCGTCTTCGGAGGAATAATTTTAAACTCTACGGCATTAGTCATGCTGGCCAAAACTCCTTCTCCTATGCGGCTTGGTTGGAGACGAAGTAGCGCGTACCTTCCACAAAATGGATTCCAGAAACCGGGATGCTATGGTGCCACCACTAACGACAACTCCACCTGCCAAACCAG AATTCAACAAAAGCCAACGCCACAATCAACGAAAAAAttgaggcaggaagagagcgcttCTCTGAAAGACGTCATGGCGATCTTCTGCATGCCCTCTTTCTACGTTCTTCTGCTGGCAATAATCGTCGGAGATTTCACGACAGTCGAAGTCTACGGGAGCATCGTGGATTACAGCCTAGACAAAGGCATAGCCGTCGATACTGCCAAGCACATGGTAACGCTGTCCTCAGTAGGTCAGGTTGTGGGCCGCACCGTGGCGCCAGTGTTAGCAGACTGTATGCCCTTGACCCGTCGTCCTATGTACTCTCTCAGCTTTGCGGCCATTTGCACATGCCTGATGGCGATGCCTCATGTGTCCAGCTTTGCGGCCGTCGTATCACTCTCGACTGTTGTGGGCGTGTCGCAAGGGTACATTTTATGCATCAGGTACGTGCTTACCGCTGAATTTGTGGGTGTCAAACGGACGGCAGCCTGCAGCGGCATCATTGGCATTGTCATGGTGCCTGTGTACCTGGTCAGCCCCAAGTTAATCG GCATCTTTCGTGACGCAAGTGGTTCGTACGACAACTATTATCGGACGCTGGGAGCCCTCAGCTTAGCGGCGGCTGTCCTCTTCGCAACGTACGATGCCTGCAGCCGCGTTCCAGCCCAGGGCGCAAAACGAGTCAAGGACCAATGCGGAGGGCTGTGTGATTGA